A section of the Carya illinoinensis cultivar Pawnee chromosome 12, C.illinoinensisPawnee_v1, whole genome shotgun sequence genome encodes:
- the LOC122290448 gene encoding putative disease resistance protein At4g19050 isoform X7, which yields MADQQSAERSNETKSKEIATKDSGHPTESAEGNKEVASTKEIARKDSGNPTESAEGNKEVASTKEIARKYSRNPTELAEGNKEVASTKEISRKDSINPRELAKGNKEVASTKEIARKDSGNPTESAEGNKEVASTKEIARKDSGNPTELAEGNKEVTSTKEIARKDSGNPTELAEGNKEVASTKGHQLLPREFVTELAEGNKEVASTKEIARKDSGNPTESTEGNKEVASTKEIARKNSGNPIESADGNKEVASTKEIASQNPTESAARNKDDVKSTEENDFENYIMEQLEDENVETIALEGEAGVGKTWKARKSNDFIINSENHFYGNLWISMNKEHDKRFLYDVLAHQLSVQASTDDYQEGNDEKKSEELVRKITNMLVERKSKESEVLEITKMLREMELKKMEELVSEIPKKLRGIESNNLEVLVITKMVREMESKKTEELKRKITQKLGEMEEKKLWEMAKKKKSGGSDRLSDNKVFQSNDRLEDQKPKTEKSIKSVWKKKEKNKTVGLPINEKSGGHISSSKEKLFLLVILDDIRSDSTYEEGTRAELETLLPKESRPKFLVTRRRDTVSKDEKILKNGELIIDIEPLREKESGTLFKKLLKTSILHEESFVASIEKIAQKSNGLPIAVVKLVVEALNLSGANDLELLKLENALKQIANYKEADKCTSSLLRLAIHMLHGSDHGSCSTPGNDTLVNCYWHSWEFISRHGAIDYNVLIFSWILEGYFGSADHIKQSYEEGHRVLMKLIGCGLLKMLEDNLIMMEELVLSIPDCRRDGYEQRSVLGLARVLDESIWKGFGTLAPSDYMIKTPKRGPKKDKYISTLLIHGSSLCREDLDLYFEEKLGLQNLAIFNPRFDSIPRLLSKMEELCVLILRGCDQLQEIDAIQNLKSLTVLEISDANFLEKKEKITGDLFKEMTNLQTLNLCAVSIKMLPSSLSNLKQLRWLILRRCPFLESLPNLKELTNLEVLDLSGSTSLLNITDKTFSHLKKIQFLDFSHTSIKRLPFLCNLGNLENLTQLLLRNCKLNRLPSFKALPALQCIDISASNSNMLKDIKEDFFENKDKLKILHLSKTEISRLPSNFGNFPNLELLDLSDSSKLVTIPENAFKNMGCLRHLNLSNTKLESLPKISNLVNLRQLFLENCALHKLPKMEGVTRLEELHLSNASSLVEIEDQSFDYLSHIYLLDFSHTKIKTLPSLAKLNNLRSLNLSGTRLTFPCISSLTNLTQLSLRGCSISDQSEPNFGEHKKLEVLDLSEITGITSLSTLNNLTSLRELKLRGCSKLEQLQHLESLAHLEVLDLWETGIKQFPKEICKLTQLKHLDLPKGIMGIQESDLQKMEPEFHFYVFPEQGKAGDIHWHKVDPNFRRIYFNTLSLPGECRQFLEIIGSIEVKDVLKKAAYISLIGNKFITRLSDLGVENVDAMKGCWLQRCPEMETLCLEEEIEDKTVGNLEILWVSNLPKLKDLCSGIQPAGGGFKNLTEMYLDCCPLIKSVFHSSQFPEKLKILQIKFCEDLEILFEPNTLDKAGNLEILRASNLPKLKDLCSGIHTAGGGFKNLTEMYLDCCPLIKYVFHSSQFPEKLKILRIKFCKDLKRLFEQNNVLDADKKWSLQKLHLVELPKLTEMGVPESKKIRDVFPSLEAITVKECPMLEIMSEKIKEANCNNVEEDWNIQL from the exons ATGGCCGATCAGCAGTCTGCAGAGCGAAGTAATGAAACCAAGTCTAAAG AAATTGCCACGAAAGATAGCGGACATCCAACAGAGTCAGCTGAAGGAAACAAGGAGGTCGCATCCACAAAAG AAATTGCCAGGAAAGATAGCGGAAATCCAACAGAGTCAGCTGAAGGAAACAAGGAGGTCGCATCCACAAAAG AAATTGCCAGGAAATATAGCAGAAATCCAACAGAGTTAGCTGAAGGAAACAAGGAGGTCGCATCCACAAAAG AAATTTCCAGGAAAGATAGCATAAATCCAAGAGAGTTAGCTAAAGGAAACAAGGAGGTCGCATCCACAAAAG AAATTGCCAGGAAAGATAGCGGAAATCCAACAGAGTCAGCTGAAGGAAACAAGGAGGTCGCCTCCACAAAAG AAATTGCCAGGAAAGATAGCGGAAATCCAACAGAGTTAGCTGAAGGAAACAAGGAGGTCACATCCACAAAAG AAATTGCCAGGAAAGATAGCGGAAATCCAACAGAGTTAGCTGAAGGAAACAAGGAGGTCGCATCCACAAAAG GTCATCAACTTTTACCAAGAGAATTTGTTACAGAGTTAGCTGAAGGAAACAAGGAGGTCGCATCCACAAAAG AAATTGCCAGGAAAGATAGCGGAAATCCAACAGAGTCAACTGAAGGAAACAAGGAGGTCGCATCCACAAAAG AAATTGCCAGGAAAAATAGCGGAAATCCAATAGAGTCAGCTGATGGAAACAAGGAGGTCGCATCTACAAAAG AAATTGCTAGCCAAAATCCAACAGAGTCAGCTGCAAGAAACAAGGACGACGTCAAATCCACGGAAG aaAACGATTTCGAGAATTATATAATGGAGCAGTTGGAGGACGAAAATGTGGAAACCATTGCCCTGGAGGGGGAAGCAGGAGTAGGGAAAACATGGAAGGCTAGAAAAAGCAATGATTTTATCATCAATTCTGAGAACCACTTCTATGGAAATCTTTGGATATCTATGAACAAAGAGCACGACAAAAGGTTCCTTTATGATGTCCTTGCCCATCAGTTGTCCGTACAAGCAAGTACCGATGATTATCAAGAAGGTAATGACGAAAAGAAATCGGAAGAGTTAGTAAGGAAGATAACAAATATGCTCGTGGAAAGGAAAAGCAAGGAATCGGAAGTGTTGGAGATAACTAAGATGCTCAGGGAAATGGAACTCAAGAAAATGGAAGAGTTGGTAAGCGAGATACCTAAGAAGCTCAGGGGAATAGAAAGCAACAACTTGGAAGTGTTGGTGATAACTAAGATGGTCAGGGAAATGGAGAGCAAGAAAACGGAAGAGTTGAAAAGGAAGATAACTCAGAAGCTCGGAGAAATGGAAGAGAAGAAACTCTGGGAGAtggcaaaaaaaaagaaatccggAGGATCAGATAGACTTTCTGATAACAAAGTATTTCAGAGTAATGATCGACTGGAAGATCAGAAGCCGAAAACTGAGAAGTCAATTAAAAGTGTctggaaaaagaaggaaaaaaataagactGTTGGGTTACCGATTAATGAGAAGTCTGGAGGACATATATCATCTTCTAAAGAAAAActatttcttttagtaattctGGATGATATTCGTAGTGACAGTACTTATGAAGAGGGAACTAGGGCTGAATTGGAAACGTTGCTGCCAAAGGAATCTAGGCCCAAGTTTTTAGTCACAAGAAGAAGGGACACAGTGAGCAAGGACGAGAAAATATTGAAGAATGGGGAACTGATCATTGATATTGAGCCCTTGCGAGAAAAAGAGTCAGGGACTCTATTTAAGAAACTTCTCAAAACTTCAATTCTCCATGAGGAAAGTTTTGTAGCAAGCATTGAGAAAATTGCCCAAAAGAGCAATGGTTTGCCAATTGCAGTAGTCAAACTGGTAGTAGAAGCCTTAAATCTATCAGGAGCAAATGATCTAGAGCTTTTGAAATTGGAAAATGCTCTGAAACAAATAGCTAATTATAAGGAAGCAGATAAATGCACAAGTTCGCTCTTGCGCTTAGCAATTCACATGTTGCATGGAAGTGATCATGGATCTTGCAGTACCCCAGGAAACGACACTTTGGTCAATTGCTATTGGCATAGCTGGGAATTCATAAGCAGACATGGTGCAATAGATTACAATGTGTTGATATTCAGCTGGATATTGGAAGGATATTTCGGTTCTGCCGATCATATTAAGCAGTCATATGAAGAAGGGCATCGTGTGTTGATGAAACTAATAGGATGTGGGTTGCTGAAAATGCTAGAAGATAATCTTATTATGATGGAAGAATTGGTTCTTTCCATTCCTGATTGTCGTCGTGATGGATATGAGCAGAGATCAGTCCTGGGATTAGCTCGTGTTCTTGACGAAAGCATTTGGAAAGGATTTGGGACACTTGCACCTTCAGATTATATGATAAAGACACCAAAAAGAGGcccaaaaaaagataaatatatttcCACTCTCCTCATTCATGGAAGTAGTCTCTGCAGGGAAGACCTAGATTTATACTTCGAGGAGAAGCTAGGACTCCAAAATCTTGCCATTTTCAATCCCAGGTTCGATTCAATCCCTCGATTATTGTCTAAAATGGAAGAGCTTTGTGTGTTGATTCTCAGAGGTTGTGATCAATTGCAAGAGATCGATGCCATCCAAAACCTGAAATCACTGACAGTTCTGGAGATATCCGATGCTAACTtcttagaaaagaaagaaaagatcaCTGGCGATCTTTTTAAGGAAATGACTAATCTTCAGACCCTTAACTTGTGTGCAGTCTCCATCAAAATGCTTCCTTCCTCTCTTTCTAACCTGAAACAACTACGTTGGCTCATCCTTAGGAGGTGCCCTTTTTTGGAAAGCTTGCCAAATCTAAAAGAACTTACAAATCTCGAGGTGCTTGATCTTTCTGGTTCTACATCTTTGCTAAATATTACAGACAAAACCTTCTCCCATCTCAAGAAAATCCAATTCCTTGATTTTTCCCATACCTCAATTAAAAGACTTCCATTCCTTTGCAACCTTGGCAACCTTGAAAATCTCACTCAACTCTTGTTGCGCAACTGTAAGTTAAATAGATTGCCTTCCTTTAAAGCCTTACCTGCTCTTCAGTGTATTGATATCTCAGCTTCTAATTCTAATATGTTAAAGGATATCAAAGAAGACTTTTTTGAAAATAAGGATAAACTCAAGATCCTTCATTTGTCCAAGACTGAAATCAGCCGTTTGCCTTCCAATTTTGGCAACTTTCCAAATCTTGAGCTGCTTGATCTTTCTGATTCCTCCAAATTGGTTACAATCCCAGAAAATGCCTTCAAAAACATGGGTTGCCTCCGTCATCTCAACCTCTCAAACACAAAACTTGAAAGTCTACCAAAAATATCCAACCTTGTTAACCTTCGACAGCTCTTTCTTGAGAATTGTGCACTACATAAATTACCAAAAATGGAAGGAGTTACAAGACTTGAGGAGCTTCATCTTTCTAATGCTTCTAGTCTAGTTGAGATTGAAGATCAATCATTTGATTATCTGAGCCATATTTATCTTCTTGATTTCTCACAtaccaaaattaaaactctaCCATCACTGGCCAAGCTCAATAACCTTCGTTCTCTCAACCTTTCGGGAACAAGACTTACATTTCCTTGCATTTCCAGTCTCACCAACCTCACTCAGCTTTCACTTCGAGGTTGTTCAATCTCAGATCAATCAGAGCCAAATTTTGGAGAACATAAAAAGCTCGAGGTTTTGGATCTATCAGAGATCACAGGAATCACGTCTCTATCAACATTGAACAATCTTACCAGTCTTCGGGAGCTCAAGTTGAGAGGGTGTTCGAAGTTGGAGCAGCTTCAACATTTGGAATCGCTTGCTCATTTAGAGGTTCTTGATTTGTGGGAGACGGGAATCAAGCAATTTCCCAAAGAGATTTGTAAGTTGACTCAGTTGAAGCACCTAGATCTGCCAAAGGGTATAATGGGTATTCAAGAATCTGACTTGCAGAAGATGGAGCCCGAATTTCACTTTTATGTTTTCCCTGAGCAAGGCAAAGCTGGGGACATCCATTGGCACAAAGTTGATCCTAACTTCAGAAGAATTTACTTCAACACTCTATCTTTACCTGGGGAGTGTCGCCAGTTTTTGGAAATCATTGGGTCTATTGAGGTTAAGGATGTCCTCAAGAAAGCTGCATATATATCTTTGATTGGAAATAAGTTCATCACACGATTATCAGATCTTGGTGTGGAAAATGTGGATGCAATGAAAGGTTGTTGGCTACAGAGGTGCCCGGAAATGGAGACATTATGTttggaagaagaaatagaagacaAAACGGTGGGAAATCTAGAGATTTTGTGGGTATCAAACCTTCCCAAATTGAAGGATTTATGCAGCGGGATACAGCCAGCAGGTGGGGGCTTTAAAAATCTAACAGAAATGTATCTAGATTGTTGCCCATTGATTAAATCTGTCTTTCATTCTTCCCAATTCCCGGAAAAGCTTAAGatcctccaaatcaaattctgtGAGGATTTAGAAATACTGTTTGAGCCGAATACCTTGGATAAAGCTGGAAATCTAGAGATTTTGCGGGCATCAAACCTTCCCAAATTGAAGGATTTATGCAGCGGGATACATACAGCAGGTGGGGGCTTTAAAAATCTAACAGAAATGTATCTAGATTGTTGCCCATTGATTAAATATGTCTTTCATTCATCCCAATTCCCGGAAAAGCTTAAGATCCTCCGGATCAAATTCTGTAAGGATTTAAAAAGACTATTCGAGCAGAATAATGTCTTGGACGCTGATAAAAAATGGAGTTTACAGAAATTGCATTTGGTGGAACTGCCCAAGTTGACTGAGATGGGGGTGCCAGAGTCGAAGAAGATTCGTGATGTATTTCCATCACTAGAAGCAATCACAGTGAAGGAATGCCCAATGCTGGAGATCATGTCGGAAAAAATAAAGGAGGCAAATTGTAACAACGTTGAAGAAGATTG gAATATACAACTATAA
- the LOC122290448 gene encoding putative disease resistance protein At4g19050 isoform X13: protein MADQQSAERSNETKSKEIATKDSGHPTESAEGNKEVASTKEIARKDSGNPTESAEGNKEVASTKEIARKYSRNPTELAEGNKEVASTKEIARKDSGNPTESAEGNKEVASTKEISRKDSINPRELAKGNKEVASTKEIARKDSGNPTESAEGNKEVASTKEIARKDSGNPTELAEGNKEVTSTKEIARKDSGNPTELAEGNKEVASTKEIARKDSGNPTESTEGNKEVASTKEIASQNPTESAARNKDDVKSTEENDFENYIMEQLEDENVETIALEGEAGVGKTWKARKSNDFIINSENHFYGNLWISMNKEHDKRFLYDVLAHQLSVQASTDDYQEGNDEKKSEELVRKITNMLVERKSKESEVLEITKMLREMELKKMEELVSEIPKKLRGIESNNLEVLVITKMVREMESKKTEELKRKITQKLGEMEEKKLWEMAKKKKSGGSDRLSDNKVFQSNDRLEDQKPKTEKSIKSVWKKKEKNKTVGLPINEKSGGHISSSKEKLFLLVILDDIRSDSTYEEGTRAELETLLPKESRPKFLVTRRRDTVSKDEKILKNGELIIDIEPLREKESGTLFKKLLKTSILHEESFVASIEKIAQKSNGLPIAVVKLVVEALNLSGANDLELLKLENALKQIANYKEADKCTSSLLRLAIHMLHGSDHGSCSTPGNDTLVNCYWHSWEFISRHGAIDYNVLIFSWILEGYFGSADHIKQSYEEGHRVLMKLIGCGLLKMLEDNLIMMEELVLSIPDCRRDGYEQRSVLGLARVLDESIWKGFGTLAPSDYMIKTPKRGPKKDKYISTLLIHGSSLCREDLDLYFEEKLGLQNLAIFNPRFDSIPRLLSKMEELCVLILRGCDQLQEIDAIQNLKSLTVLEISDANFLEKKEKITGDLFKEMTNLQTLNLCAVSIKMLPSSLSNLKQLRWLILRRCPFLESLPNLKELTNLEVLDLSGSTSLLNITDKTFSHLKKIQFLDFSHTSIKRLPFLCNLGNLENLTQLLLRNCKLNRLPSFKALPALQCIDISASNSNMLKDIKEDFFENKDKLKILHLSKTEISRLPSNFGNFPNLELLDLSDSSKLVTIPENAFKNMGCLRHLNLSNTKLESLPKISNLVNLRQLFLENCALHKLPKMEGVTRLEELHLSNASSLVEIEDQSFDYLSHIYLLDFSHTKIKTLPSLAKLNNLRSLNLSGTRLTFPCISSLTNLTQLSLRGCSISDQSEPNFGEHKKLEVLDLSEITGITSLSTLNNLTSLRELKLRGCSKLEQLQHLESLAHLEVLDLWETGIKQFPKEICKLTQLKHLDLPKGIMGIQESDLQKMEPEFHFYVFPEQGKAGDIHWHKVDPNFRRIYFNTLSLPGECRQFLEIIGSIEVKDVLKKAAYISLIGNKFITRLSDLGVENVDAMKGCWLQRCPEMETLCLEEEIEDKTVGNLEILWVSNLPKLKDLCSGIQPAGGGFKNLTEMYLDCCPLIKSVFHSSQFPEKLKILQIKFCEDLEILFEPNTLDKAGNLEILRASNLPKLKDLCSGIHTAGGGFKNLTEMYLDCCPLIKYVFHSSQFPEKLKILRIKFCKDLKRLFEQNNVLDADKKWSLQKLHLVELPKLTEMGVPESKKIRDVFPSLEAITVKECPMLEIMSEKIKEANCNNVEEDWNIQL, encoded by the exons ATGGCCGATCAGCAGTCTGCAGAGCGAAGTAATGAAACCAAGTCTAAAG AAATTGCCACGAAAGATAGCGGACATCCAACAGAGTCAGCTGAAGGAAACAAGGAGGTCGCATCCACAAAAG AAATTGCCAGGAAAGATAGCGGAAATCCAACAGAGTCAGCTGAAGGAAACAAGGAGGTCGCATCCACAAAAG AAATTGCCAGGAAATATAGCAGAAATCCAACAGAGTTAGCTGAAGGAAACAAGGAGGTCGCATCCACAAAAG AAATTGCCAGGAAAGATAGCGGAAATCCAACAGAGTCAGCTGAAGGAAACAAGGAGGTCGCATCCACAAAAG AAATTTCCAGGAAAGATAGCATAAATCCAAGAGAGTTAGCTAAAGGAAACAAGGAGGTCGCATCCACAAAAG AAATTGCCAGGAAAGATAGCGGAAATCCAACAGAGTCAGCTGAAGGAAACAAGGAGGTCGCCTCCACAAAAG AAATTGCCAGGAAAGATAGCGGAAATCCAACAGAGTTAGCTGAAGGAAACAAGGAGGTCACATCCACAAAAG AAATTGCCAGGAAAGATAGCGGAAATCCAACAGAGTTAGCTGAAGGAAACAAGGAGGTCGCATCCACAAAAG AAATTGCCAGGAAAGATAGCGGAAATCCAACAGAGTCAACTGAAGGAAACAAGGAGGTCGCATCCACAAAAG AAATTGCTAGCCAAAATCCAACAGAGTCAGCTGCAAGAAACAAGGACGACGTCAAATCCACGGAAG aaAACGATTTCGAGAATTATATAATGGAGCAGTTGGAGGACGAAAATGTGGAAACCATTGCCCTGGAGGGGGAAGCAGGAGTAGGGAAAACATGGAAGGCTAGAAAAAGCAATGATTTTATCATCAATTCTGAGAACCACTTCTATGGAAATCTTTGGATATCTATGAACAAAGAGCACGACAAAAGGTTCCTTTATGATGTCCTTGCCCATCAGTTGTCCGTACAAGCAAGTACCGATGATTATCAAGAAGGTAATGACGAAAAGAAATCGGAAGAGTTAGTAAGGAAGATAACAAATATGCTCGTGGAAAGGAAAAGCAAGGAATCGGAAGTGTTGGAGATAACTAAGATGCTCAGGGAAATGGAACTCAAGAAAATGGAAGAGTTGGTAAGCGAGATACCTAAGAAGCTCAGGGGAATAGAAAGCAACAACTTGGAAGTGTTGGTGATAACTAAGATGGTCAGGGAAATGGAGAGCAAGAAAACGGAAGAGTTGAAAAGGAAGATAACTCAGAAGCTCGGAGAAATGGAAGAGAAGAAACTCTGGGAGAtggcaaaaaaaaagaaatccggAGGATCAGATAGACTTTCTGATAACAAAGTATTTCAGAGTAATGATCGACTGGAAGATCAGAAGCCGAAAACTGAGAAGTCAATTAAAAGTGTctggaaaaagaaggaaaaaaataagactGTTGGGTTACCGATTAATGAGAAGTCTGGAGGACATATATCATCTTCTAAAGAAAAActatttcttttagtaattctGGATGATATTCGTAGTGACAGTACTTATGAAGAGGGAACTAGGGCTGAATTGGAAACGTTGCTGCCAAAGGAATCTAGGCCCAAGTTTTTAGTCACAAGAAGAAGGGACACAGTGAGCAAGGACGAGAAAATATTGAAGAATGGGGAACTGATCATTGATATTGAGCCCTTGCGAGAAAAAGAGTCAGGGACTCTATTTAAGAAACTTCTCAAAACTTCAATTCTCCATGAGGAAAGTTTTGTAGCAAGCATTGAGAAAATTGCCCAAAAGAGCAATGGTTTGCCAATTGCAGTAGTCAAACTGGTAGTAGAAGCCTTAAATCTATCAGGAGCAAATGATCTAGAGCTTTTGAAATTGGAAAATGCTCTGAAACAAATAGCTAATTATAAGGAAGCAGATAAATGCACAAGTTCGCTCTTGCGCTTAGCAATTCACATGTTGCATGGAAGTGATCATGGATCTTGCAGTACCCCAGGAAACGACACTTTGGTCAATTGCTATTGGCATAGCTGGGAATTCATAAGCAGACATGGTGCAATAGATTACAATGTGTTGATATTCAGCTGGATATTGGAAGGATATTTCGGTTCTGCCGATCATATTAAGCAGTCATATGAAGAAGGGCATCGTGTGTTGATGAAACTAATAGGATGTGGGTTGCTGAAAATGCTAGAAGATAATCTTATTATGATGGAAGAATTGGTTCTTTCCATTCCTGATTGTCGTCGTGATGGATATGAGCAGAGATCAGTCCTGGGATTAGCTCGTGTTCTTGACGAAAGCATTTGGAAAGGATTTGGGACACTTGCACCTTCAGATTATATGATAAAGACACCAAAAAGAGGcccaaaaaaagataaatatatttcCACTCTCCTCATTCATGGAAGTAGTCTCTGCAGGGAAGACCTAGATTTATACTTCGAGGAGAAGCTAGGACTCCAAAATCTTGCCATTTTCAATCCCAGGTTCGATTCAATCCCTCGATTATTGTCTAAAATGGAAGAGCTTTGTGTGTTGATTCTCAGAGGTTGTGATCAATTGCAAGAGATCGATGCCATCCAAAACCTGAAATCACTGACAGTTCTGGAGATATCCGATGCTAACTtcttagaaaagaaagaaaagatcaCTGGCGATCTTTTTAAGGAAATGACTAATCTTCAGACCCTTAACTTGTGTGCAGTCTCCATCAAAATGCTTCCTTCCTCTCTTTCTAACCTGAAACAACTACGTTGGCTCATCCTTAGGAGGTGCCCTTTTTTGGAAAGCTTGCCAAATCTAAAAGAACTTACAAATCTCGAGGTGCTTGATCTTTCTGGTTCTACATCTTTGCTAAATATTACAGACAAAACCTTCTCCCATCTCAAGAAAATCCAATTCCTTGATTTTTCCCATACCTCAATTAAAAGACTTCCATTCCTTTGCAACCTTGGCAACCTTGAAAATCTCACTCAACTCTTGTTGCGCAACTGTAAGTTAAATAGATTGCCTTCCTTTAAAGCCTTACCTGCTCTTCAGTGTATTGATATCTCAGCTTCTAATTCTAATATGTTAAAGGATATCAAAGAAGACTTTTTTGAAAATAAGGATAAACTCAAGATCCTTCATTTGTCCAAGACTGAAATCAGCCGTTTGCCTTCCAATTTTGGCAACTTTCCAAATCTTGAGCTGCTTGATCTTTCTGATTCCTCCAAATTGGTTACAATCCCAGAAAATGCCTTCAAAAACATGGGTTGCCTCCGTCATCTCAACCTCTCAAACACAAAACTTGAAAGTCTACCAAAAATATCCAACCTTGTTAACCTTCGACAGCTCTTTCTTGAGAATTGTGCACTACATAAATTACCAAAAATGGAAGGAGTTACAAGACTTGAGGAGCTTCATCTTTCTAATGCTTCTAGTCTAGTTGAGATTGAAGATCAATCATTTGATTATCTGAGCCATATTTATCTTCTTGATTTCTCACAtaccaaaattaaaactctaCCATCACTGGCCAAGCTCAATAACCTTCGTTCTCTCAACCTTTCGGGAACAAGACTTACATTTCCTTGCATTTCCAGTCTCACCAACCTCACTCAGCTTTCACTTCGAGGTTGTTCAATCTCAGATCAATCAGAGCCAAATTTTGGAGAACATAAAAAGCTCGAGGTTTTGGATCTATCAGAGATCACAGGAATCACGTCTCTATCAACATTGAACAATCTTACCAGTCTTCGGGAGCTCAAGTTGAGAGGGTGTTCGAAGTTGGAGCAGCTTCAACATTTGGAATCGCTTGCTCATTTAGAGGTTCTTGATTTGTGGGAGACGGGAATCAAGCAATTTCCCAAAGAGATTTGTAAGTTGACTCAGTTGAAGCACCTAGATCTGCCAAAGGGTATAATGGGTATTCAAGAATCTGACTTGCAGAAGATGGAGCCCGAATTTCACTTTTATGTTTTCCCTGAGCAAGGCAAAGCTGGGGACATCCATTGGCACAAAGTTGATCCTAACTTCAGAAGAATTTACTTCAACACTCTATCTTTACCTGGGGAGTGTCGCCAGTTTTTGGAAATCATTGGGTCTATTGAGGTTAAGGATGTCCTCAAGAAAGCTGCATATATATCTTTGATTGGAAATAAGTTCATCACACGATTATCAGATCTTGGTGTGGAAAATGTGGATGCAATGAAAGGTTGTTGGCTACAGAGGTGCCCGGAAATGGAGACATTATGTttggaagaagaaatagaagacaAAACGGTGGGAAATCTAGAGATTTTGTGGGTATCAAACCTTCCCAAATTGAAGGATTTATGCAGCGGGATACAGCCAGCAGGTGGGGGCTTTAAAAATCTAACAGAAATGTATCTAGATTGTTGCCCATTGATTAAATCTGTCTTTCATTCTTCCCAATTCCCGGAAAAGCTTAAGatcctccaaatcaaattctgtGAGGATTTAGAAATACTGTTTGAGCCGAATACCTTGGATAAAGCTGGAAATCTAGAGATTTTGCGGGCATCAAACCTTCCCAAATTGAAGGATTTATGCAGCGGGATACATACAGCAGGTGGGGGCTTTAAAAATCTAACAGAAATGTATCTAGATTGTTGCCCATTGATTAAATATGTCTTTCATTCATCCCAATTCCCGGAAAAGCTTAAGATCCTCCGGATCAAATTCTGTAAGGATTTAAAAAGACTATTCGAGCAGAATAATGTCTTGGACGCTGATAAAAAATGGAGTTTACAGAAATTGCATTTGGTGGAACTGCCCAAGTTGACTGAGATGGGGGTGCCAGAGTCGAAGAAGATTCGTGATGTATTTCCATCACTAGAAGCAATCACAGTGAAGGAATGCCCAATGCTGGAGATCATGTCGGAAAAAATAAAGGAGGCAAATTGTAACAACGTTGAAGAAGATTG gAATATACAACTATAA